In a genomic window of Panthera tigris isolate Pti1 chromosome D4, P.tigris_Pti1_mat1.1, whole genome shotgun sequence:
- the CCIN gene encoding calicin, with translation MKLEFTEKNYNSFVLQNLNKQRKRKEYWDMALTVDHHVFFAHRNVLAAVSPLVKSLISSNDMKTTDELFITIDPNYLSPATVDQLLDYFYSGKVVISEQNVEELLRGAQYFNTPRLRIHCNDFLIKSIRRANCLRYLFLAELFELKEVSDLAYSGIRDNFHYWASPEGSMHFMRCPPVIFGRLLRDENLHVLNEDQALSALINWVHFRKDEREKYFKKFFNYINLNAVSNKTLMFASNKLMGMENSSAHVTLIESVLMDRKQERPCSLLSYQRKGALLDSVVILGGQKAHGKFNDGVFAYIIQENLWLKLSEMPYRAAALSATSAGRYIYISGGTTEQISGLKTAWRYDMDDNSWTKLPDLPIGLVFHTMVTCGGTVYSVGGSIAPRRYVSNIYRYDERKEAWCLAGKMSIPMDGTAVITKGDRNLYIVTGRCLVKGYISRVGVVDCFDTTTGDVVQCITFPIEFNHRPLLSFHQDNILCVHSHRQSVEINLQKIKANKTTTSVPLLPNNCPLDVSHAICSIGDSKVFVCGGVTTASDVQTKDYTINPNAYLLDQKMGEWKTLAPPPEALDCPACCLAKLPCKILQRI, from the coding sequence ATGAAATTGGAATtcacagagaaaaactacaacaGCTTCGTGCTGCAGAACCTGAACAAACAGAGGAAACGCAAAGAGTACTGGGACATGGCCCTGACTGTGGACCACCATGTCTTCTTTGCACATCGCAACGTGCTGGCTGCTGTCTCTCCACTGGTGAAGAGCCTCATCTCCAGCAATGACATGAAGACCACCGATGAGCTCTTTATCACCATTGACCCCAACTACCTGAGTCCGGCCACAGTGGACCAGCTCCTGGACTACTTCTACAGCGGCAAGGTGGTGATCTCGGAGCAGAACGTGGAGGAGCTCCTGCGTGGGGCCCAGTATTTCAACACACCACGCCTTCGAATCCACTGTAATGACTTCCTGATTAAGTCCATCCGCCGAGCAAACTGCTTGCGCTACCTCTTCTTGGCCGAGTTGTTTGAGCTCAAAGAGGTATCAGACTTGGCCTACTCTGGCATTCGTGACAACTTCCACTACTGGGCGAGTCCCGAGGGCTCTATGCACTTCATGCGCTGTCCACCTGTCATCTTTGGCCGCCTGCTCCGAGATGAAAACTTGCATGTGCTCAATGAGGACCAGGCTCTCAGCGCACTCATCAATTGGGTGCACTTCCGGAAGGATGAGCGGGAGAAGTATTTCAAGAAGTTCTTCAATTACATCAACCTTAATGCCGTCTCCAACAAGACACTGATGTTTGCCAGCAACAAGTTGATGGGCATGGAGAACAGCTCGGCCCATGTGACCCTGATTGAGAGTGTCCTTATGGACCGAAAACAGGAGAGGCCGTGCAGCCTGTTGAGCTACCAGCGGAAAGGCGCCCTGCTTGATTCGGTGGTCATCCTAGGGGGCCAGAAGGCCCATGGCAAGTTCAACGATGGCGTGTTTGCCTATATCATCCAGGAGAACCTGTGGTTGAAGCTGTCAGAGATGCCCTATCGGGCAGCAGCACTTAGCGCCACCTCGGCTGGTCGCTACATCTACATCTCTGGTGGCACCACTGAGCAGATTTCAGGGCTGAAGACAGCTTGGCGGTATGACATGGATGACAACTCCTGGACCAAGTTGCCAGACCTGCCAATTGGGCTTGTCTTCCACACCATGGTGACCTGCGGGGGGACAGTGTACTCAGTGGGTGGGAGCATTGCTCCAAGGCGGTATGTCTCCAATATCTATCGCTATGATGAGCGCAAGGAGGCCTGGTGCCTGGCAGGGAAGATGAGCATCCCTATGGATGGCACAGCCGTGATCACCAAGGGTGACCGGAACCTGTACATTGTCACTGGGCGGTGCTTGGTGAAGGGCTACATTTCTCGGGTTGGAGTGGTGGACTGCTTTGATACCACCACTGGGGATGTGGTCCAGTGTATCACCTTCCCCATTGAGTTCAACCACCGGCCCTTGCTCTCTTTCCACCAGGACAACATCCTCTGTGTACACAGCCACCGGCAGAGTGTGGAAATCAACCTGCAGAAGATAAAGGCCAACAAGACAACCACCTCGGTGCCTCTCTTGCCCAACAACTGCCCCTTGGATGTGTCCCATGCTATATGCTCCATTGGAGACAGTAAAGTGTTTGTCTGTGGGGGTGTCACCACAGCCAGTGATGTCCAGACAAAGGACTACACCATCAACCCAAACGCCTACTTGTTGGACCAAAAGATGGGCGAGTGGAAGACCCTGGCCCCCCCACCGGAAGCACTGGACTGTCCTGCCTGCTGTCTAGCCAAGCTACCTTGCAAGATTCTTCAAAGGatttaa
- the LOC122232976 gene encoding proline-rich proteoglycan 2-like, which translates to MVVGGLESRVPSEGAEVELEGHAVELEGHLRPRRPRLPRPSSLANAAAPAGKAARRPAPPPLATGFRAPGRRWQALPRSPPGRFTGGGPGEKPSQTRGVTPRQPGRAWGSPSARLLRRVEEPGGPTRTSLWGPPARGSTRRHLPGRPDVTERTWARSPTPDPYVVLSAPTRKPVLPGAWGA; encoded by the coding sequence ATGGTGGTGGGGGGTCTGGAATCCCGCGTCCCCTCGGAGGGGGCCGAGGTGGAGCTGGAGGGCCACGCGGTGGAGCTGGAGGGCCATCTCCGGCCACGGAGGCCTCGACTGCCACGCCCCTCCTCGCTCGCAAACGCAGCGGCTCCAGCTGGGAAAGCGGCgcggcgccccgccccgccccctcttGCCACGGGGTTCCGCGCCCCCGGCCGCCGGTGGCAGGCCCTCCCACGTTCACCACCCGGCCGCTTTACAGGTGGCGGCCCCGGGGAGAAGCCGTCTCAGACTCGGGGCGTCACCCCTCGGCAACCCGGGCGGGCGTGGGGTTCCCCGAGTGCCCGGCTCCTGCGGAGAGTGGAAGAGCCCGGGGGCCCCACCCGCACCAGCCTTTGGGGGCCCCCAGCGAGGGGCTCAACTCGCAGGCATTTGCCGGGAAGGCCAGACGTCACAGAGAGGACCTGGGCCCGGAGCCCCACTCCTGACCCTTACGTCGTCCTTAGCGCCCCCACTAGGAAACCAGTGTTGCCTGGAGCGTGGGGAGCGTGA